A single window of Sebastes umbrosus isolate fSebUmb1 chromosome 16, fSebUmb1.pri, whole genome shotgun sequence DNA harbors:
- the LOC119504277 gene encoding insulinoma-associated protein 2 produces the protein MPRGFLVKRNRRCSASYRARNNTNAKPEPYYGDRSTGEQNSGGVTTPETPPEPVKETTDAPVVLNVFPFPDGLLPVSREDSANVRGREAWSLQHVESALEAEADRRAQLPETEEQVSEVDVLTPESDFSCFFTPPPPPLPPRDLTLTSSPVKPVGTRLPEHPGDREKQQLFTGKLPELPELPFLVSSTQTSVSASIERLLSRHAPSYGHTDMGHAHLFPPPTLKRSFLEPTHQHRHIKQSPVKKPKVHRKLNFEDEVTTSPVLGLRIKKESPEMRRLQREKSSSSGASSNGNQPLGEFICQLCKEEYLDPFSLAQHKCSRIVRVEYRCPECDKVFSCPANLASHRRWHKPRPVNNNQQAGETPTNKSQPVKEARGGLVQPVEMEEKENELLRVNTNQHHALDSSRMMRREPSSLLLLHARSRDSTDSILAPPPPHYDSSLHYRNPVESCLDLQTGTGNSPPSSLLLLNPEEQRADLPPSLPPLPFVQSLPEEEEEEEVYDCRYCGKKFRRQAYLKKHLAAHEMSPNPYGHTARETQSQVFLCHLCGARFPSVEIRDKHRLWHAMRDELLAGTGLRPDVFHAHGEESGVGELEQQQQQQQQQIFTCKHCPSTFFSSPGLARHINKTHPGETRQVMLLQMTVRP, from the coding sequence ATGCCTCGAGGATTCCTGGTGAAGAGGAACCGGCGGTGTTCGGCGTCATACCGGGCACGAAATAACACCAACGCTAAACCTGAACCATACTACGGTGACCGGAGCACCGGGGAGCAGAACTCTGGAGGAGTGACCACACCGGAGACTCCACCGGAGCCGGTAAAGGAGACCACCGACGCGCCGGTGGTGTTGAATGTGTTCCCGTTCCCAGACGGACTGCTCCCGGTGTCCCGCGAGGACTCCGCCAATGTCAGAGGCAGAGAAGCGTGGAGCCTCCAGCACGTGGAGTCCGCGCTGGAGGCGGAGGCTGACCGGCGCGCGCAATTACCAGAGACCGAGGAGCAGGTGAGCGAGGTGGACGTCCTGACCCCGGAGAGTGACTTCTCCTGCTTcttcacacctcctcctcctcctctacctccacgCGACCTGACTTTAACAAGCAGCCCCGTTAAACCGGTCGGCACGAGACTACCGGAGCACCCCGGTgacagagagaagcagcagctGTTCACCGGTAAGTTACCGGAGTTACCGGAGCTGCCGTTCCTGGTGAGCTCCACGCAGACCTCCGTGTCCGCTTCTATCGAGAGGCTCCTCAGCCGCCACGCGCCGTCCTACGGTCACACCGACATGGGTCACGCGCACCTGTTCCCGCCGCCGACGCTGAAGCGCTCGTTCCTTGAACCGACTCatcaacacagacacatcaaACAGTCTCCGGTAAAGAAACCCAAAGTGCACCGGAAGCTGAACTTCGAGGACGAGGTCACGACTTCTCCGGTTCTGGGTCTGCGCATCAAGAAGGAGAGTCCGGAGATGCGGAGGCTGCAGCGGGAGAAGTCCTCGTCGTCCGGCGCCTCCTCCAACGGGAACCAGCCGCTCGGTGAGTTCATCTGCCAGCTGTGCAAAGAGGAGTACCTGGACCCGTTCTCCCTCGCGCAGCACAAGTGCTCCCGCATAGTGCGCGTGGAGTACCGGTGTCCCGAGTGCGACAAGGTCTTCAGCTGTCCCGCCAACCTGGCGTCGCACCGCCGGTGGCACAAACCGCGTCCGGTGAACAACAACCAACAAGCGGGAGAGACTCCGACAAACAAGAGCCAGCCGGTAAAAGAGGCGCGAGGCGGGCTCGTGCAGccggtagagatggaggagaaggagaacgAGCTGCTGCGCGTGAACACCAATCAGCACCACGCGCTGGACAGCTCCCGCATGATGAGGCGCGAGCCctcctcgctgctgctgctgcacgctCGGTCCCGGGACAGCACCGACAGCATCCTcgcgcctcctcctcctcactatGACTCCTCGCTCCATTACCGGAACCCGGTAGAAAGCTGTCTTGACCTGCAGACCGGTACCGGGAACAGCCCGCCCTCGAGCCTCCTTCTGCTCAACCCGGAGGAGCAGCGCGCGGACCTGCCGCCGTCGCTCCCTCCGTTACCGTTCGTGCAGTCCTtaccggaggaggaggaggaggaggaggtgtacGATTGCCGGTACTGCGGGAAGAAGTTCCGCCGACAAGCTTACCTGAAGAAACACCTGGCCGCGCACGAGATGTCTCCGAACCCGTACGGCCATACGGCGCGCGAGACCCAGAGCCAGGTGTTCCTGTGTCACCTGTGCGGCGCGCGCTTCCCGTCGGTTGAAATCCGGGACAAGCACCGTCTGTGGCACGCGATGCGGGACGAGCTGCTGGCGGGAACGGGACTGAGACCGGACGTGTTCCACGCGCATGGAGAGGAGAGCGGCGTGGGGGAGctcgagcagcagcagcagcagcagcagcagcagatcttCACGTGCAAGCACTGCCCGTCCACTTTCTTCAGCTCTCCGGGGCTCGCGAGACACATCAACAAGACTCATCCCGGAGAGACCCGGCAGGTGATGCTGCTGCAGATGACCGTGCGGCCGTGA